The proteins below come from a single Candidatus Methanomethylophilaceae archaeon genomic window:
- a CDS encoding AAA family ATPase, whose product MENDGEKNSRCRKIRIRNFRNFGREGVDMTLNRSIDCDRLGGVVFVVGPNNCGKTNVLDAICKLPDPTFGPDDIPDYPLDGDPGEPEVRLIVMDGKEIDPTSECLKESYERWKGMDFSAFRKRSCEALSALVSQEKFPDRAGSLLKNIDSVSDAFLAESMASLISKKDVHGILEEAGHDVQALDSDLALLFPPGSDPESWFERTYGYPYRPNVIRYEESRHRQSDLRCGYDDYGGIVAKILLYVRGGPYIVERAHGEHIRKGTTGPLTAAEDYLNEGIRPLADRFNELYRVGSYSFRIRLLEELISFEIHQGGIPIDLDRQSSGFRWFFDFFFDVLCVRSLDRGDIVVMDEPAANIHALGQSELAGFIRQFSVDKGITFVISTHSPFLVSCDNLDELRILAPDEGGHAKIHDKFTVIDTENPDQLDGILKGFTVSRHVLFDPNERTVFVEGITDYNYLTAFKILFGVKGITFLPINGIKDTEKVVDKVRTLSRNPLMLVDGDIPGNILHGYAKNRDVEVVRLSDIDPRFYDIESVFTHSDRREFDIGSKEWHASSVFKQYIRQNSGRLSNRTKSNFRKILDYLMYGGPTEPLERSYKHYFQPAVGDAVGVVVFRAFEGYPLIQVLEPEDPAVAGDPVRVLAEDHEAAIHRYAHRIISGEEEPGFHLVLGYPADDRPCGRAVHSGFFGCLQCHAQPIALRFQRDDAGFGAGQLRFQLGCLRFCGLGQRSVLGFQALYLPF is encoded by the coding sequence ATGGAAAACGATGGCGAGAAGAACAGCCGCTGCAGAAAGATTCGCATAAGGAATTTCCGCAATTTCGGCAGGGAGGGCGTGGACATGACCCTCAACCGCAGCATCGACTGCGACAGGCTGGGGGGCGTGGTGTTCGTCGTCGGGCCCAACAACTGCGGCAAAACCAACGTATTGGACGCCATCTGCAAGCTTCCCGACCCGACCTTCGGCCCGGACGATATCCCGGACTATCCTCTGGACGGCGATCCCGGGGAACCTGAAGTCCGTCTGATAGTCATGGACGGGAAGGAGATAGACCCGACCTCCGAATGCCTCAAAGAGAGCTACGAGCGCTGGAAAGGCATGGATTTCTCCGCTTTCAGAAAGAGGTCCTGCGAAGCGCTGTCAGCATTGGTTTCACAAGAGAAGTTCCCTGATCGCGCCGGAAGCCTGCTGAAGAACATAGACTCGGTGTCGGACGCGTTTCTCGCCGAATCGATGGCCTCGCTCATCTCCAAGAAAGATGTTCACGGGATTCTGGAGGAGGCCGGGCATGACGTCCAGGCTTTGGACTCCGATCTGGCCCTTCTGTTTCCGCCCGGTTCCGACCCGGAATCCTGGTTCGAAAGGACTTATGGATATCCCTACCGCCCGAATGTCATCAGATACGAGGAGAGCCGGCACAGGCAATCCGATCTGAGATGCGGATACGACGATTACGGCGGCATCGTAGCGAAGATCCTGCTGTACGTCAGAGGCGGCCCGTACATCGTCGAGAGGGCCCATGGGGAGCACATCCGCAAAGGGACCACCGGCCCGCTTACCGCCGCCGAGGATTATCTCAACGAAGGCATCAGACCGCTCGCCGACAGATTCAACGAGCTGTACAGAGTTGGGTCATATTCCTTCAGGATACGCTTGCTCGAGGAGCTCATAAGCTTCGAGATCCACCAGGGCGGAATACCCATCGATCTGGACAGGCAATCCTCCGGCTTCAGATGGTTCTTCGATTTCTTCTTCGATGTCCTCTGCGTGAGAAGCCTTGATCGCGGCGACATAGTCGTCATGGACGAGCCCGCGGCCAACATTCATGCATTGGGCCAGTCCGAGCTGGCCGGATTTATAAGGCAGTTCAGCGTCGACAAAGGCATAACCTTCGTGATAAGCACCCACTCGCCCTTTTTGGTCAGCTGCGACAACCTCGACGAGCTCCGCATACTGGCTCCCGACGAAGGAGGGCACGCCAAGATCCACGACAAATTCACCGTCATCGATACAGAGAACCCGGACCAATTGGACGGTATCCTGAAGGGGTTCACCGTAAGCAGGCACGTTCTTTTCGATCCTAACGAGAGGACAGTATTCGTGGAGGGCATAACCGATTACAACTACCTGACCGCGTTCAAGATTCTGTTCGGAGTCAAAGGCATCACTTTCCTGCCTATCAACGGGATCAAAGACACCGAGAAGGTGGTCGACAAAGTCAGGACCTTATCCAGAAACCCGCTGATGCTGGTGGACGGAGACATACCCGGCAACATCCTGCACGGATACGCCAAGAACCGGGATGTGGAAGTAGTCAGGCTATCAGACATAGACCCCCGCTTCTACGACATCGAGAGCGTCTTCACCCATTCCGACCGCAGGGAATTCGACATCGGGAGCAAGGAATGGCATGCCTCATCTGTCTTCAAACAGTACATCAGGCAGAACTCGGGGCGCCTGTCCAACAGGACCAAAAGCAATTTCAGGAAGATACTGGACTATCTGATGTACGGCGGGCCCACCGAGCCTTTGGAGCGATCATATAAGCATTATTTTCAGCCCGCTGTTGGGGACGCTGTAGGTGTCGTAGTCTTTCGGGCCTTCGAAGGGTACCCGCTCATTCAGGTGCTCGAACCTGAGGATCCCGCCGTCGCAGGGGATCCCGTCCGGGTCCTGGCGGAAGATCATGAAGCTGCCATCCACCGCTATGCGCACCGAATAATTTCCGGGGAGGAAGAACCTGGATTCCATCTCGTTCTCGGATATCCTGCGGATGATCGTCCCTGTGGGCGCGCCGTTCATTCTGGATTTTTCGGATGCCTCCAATGTCATGCGCAGCCCATCGCGCTCCGATTCCAGCGAGACGATGCGGGATTCGGCGCGGGCCAGCTTCGATTTCAGCTCGGATGCCTCCGATTCTGTGGCCTCGGTCAGAGATCCGTACTCGGCTTTCAGGCGCTCTATCTGCCTTTTTAA
- a CDS encoding NYN domain-containing protein, with product MDMTLFAEHSYSRVMVFVDYMNIRECIPHAGKDPELDLLRLTRILVGGRDLIGAYVFDASRKYRTENDAAIREQDRLRMDGFRVISRESMEKTSDGRLVQKEVDVSLACEMLEHALLNHFDVAIVVSGDRDFVPAMQKVQAAGKRVEVASFKGSVNKECIKTADVYKELDDIPFLMMRPAIDEGGDNGE from the coding sequence ATGGATATGACCCTATTCGCCGAGCACAGCTACAGCCGCGTGATGGTGTTCGTGGATTACATGAACATCCGGGAATGCATACCCCACGCTGGGAAGGATCCGGAGCTCGACCTCTTGAGGCTGACCAGGATCCTGGTCGGAGGAAGGGATCTCATCGGGGCCTATGTGTTCGACGCATCCAGGAAATACAGGACCGAGAACGACGCGGCCATAAGGGAGCAGGACAGACTCCGTATGGACGGGTTCAGGGTCATATCGAGGGAATCGATGGAGAAGACATCGGACGGGCGTCTGGTGCAGAAGGAGGTGGACGTCTCGCTGGCTTGCGAGATGCTCGAGCACGCTCTCCTGAACCATTTCGACGTGGCGATAGTGGTCTCCGGGGACAGGGATTTCGTCCCCGCCATGCAGAAGGTCCAGGCCGCCGGGAAAAGGGTGGAAGTGGCGTCCTTCAAAGGCTCCGTGAACAAAGAATGCATCAAAACAGCCGATGTATACAAGGAACTGGACGATATCCCGTTCCTGATGATGCGTCCGGCCATCGACGAGGGTGGGGACAATGGAGAATGA
- a CDS encoding 4Fe-4S binding protein — MGNLRIDADKCVGCGKCVRMCVMDNIRLEDGKAVECGDRCVKCGHCVSSCPKGAIELVGGGTDSGIRGSGFMDGRLISEEDLQLMYSFMKRGTFGGSQLWLRTLQGEELERYLADAKAILKENAAELPLAGELEERGFGPSLLEGKQVLFIFSDSPDHAFEASNRMKAAGIGLGIAGFHSNALMMAHKLSPETLDAYFPDSKGKMYMAYVIGHGRRMVEPLFKPLQGLKGIFRRSVQSDAGLPVDAGLGAGDARYVHRIPGNLDVLGERDIFGAEIHCDLMHPQRDFERDGFPRMAESRLAVQCDDDLFGDALVEIGYVDLYFGQGIRIRDIIKIGLHQLQSPLHREQSASDPGRAGDQFDIVIEPDGLEAGGETLGFQKDIVLSVRKIEPERFV, encoded by the coding sequence ATGGGAAATCTGAGGATCGACGCCGATAAATGCGTCGGCTGCGGCAAATGCGTCCGCATGTGCGTGATGGACAACATCCGCTTGGAGGATGGCAAAGCCGTCGAGTGCGGCGACAGATGCGTCAAGTGCGGGCATTGCGTATCCTCCTGCCCCAAAGGCGCCATCGAATTGGTCGGCGGAGGAACCGACAGCGGCATCAGAGGCTCCGGATTCATGGACGGCAGGCTCATTTCTGAGGAGGATCTCCAGCTCATGTATTCGTTCATGAAGCGCGGAACCTTCGGAGGCAGCCAGCTGTGGCTCAGGACCCTCCAAGGGGAGGAACTGGAAAGATATCTGGCGGATGCCAAAGCTATCCTCAAAGAGAACGCGGCCGAACTGCCGCTGGCTGGCGAGCTGGAAGAGCGCGGATTCGGCCCATCCCTGCTAGAGGGGAAGCAGGTCCTGTTCATTTTCTCCGACAGCCCGGACCACGCCTTCGAAGCGTCGAACAGAATGAAGGCTGCCGGGATCGGCCTGGGAATCGCGGGATTCCATTCCAACGCCCTGATGATGGCCCATAAGCTGAGCCCCGAAACACTGGACGCATACTTCCCCGATTCGAAGGGGAAGATGTACATGGCATACGTAATCGGCCATGGGAGACGCATGGTTGAGCCCTTATTCAAGCCGCTCCAAGGGCTCAAAGGCATCTTCCGCCGATCAGTTCAGAGTGACGCGGGGCTTCCCGTGGATGCCGGTCTTGGTGCCGGTGACGCCCGCTATGTACATCGCATCCCCGGCAACCTGGATGTCCTTGGTGAGAGGGACATATTTGGAGCCGAAATCCACTGTGATCTTATGCATCCCCAACGGGACTTTGAACGAGACGGATTCCCCCGGATGGCAGAATCTCGTCTGGCCGTACAATGTGATGACGATCTTTTCGGGGACGCGCTTGTCGAAATTGGATATGTTGATCTTTATTTCGGACAAGGGATCCGCATCCGGGATATCATCAAAATCGGCCTCCACCAGCTCCAATCTCCGCTTCATCGCGAGCAATCTGCTTCTGACCCCGGACGTGCAGGCGACCAATTTGACATCGTCATTGAGCCAGACGGTCTTGAGGCAGGGGGTGAAACCCTCGGATTCCAGAAGGATATCGTATTGTCCGTAAGGAAGATCGAACCTGAACGGTTTGTCTGA
- a CDS encoding sel1 repeat family protein codes for MEASKKATKKLEALAESGDAEAQFELGKRLLAGVLGAEKDLEGGLRFITKAAEGGDKTASAILEGIEMEDEMAASEAMRNLASSYSSAALDLDQNPAKRSEFLESKSFAYFWYRRSIDEGNPEALFDLAQFLYMLGGDDYEEAAVLLKYYWEIEGPRSDKAADILGKMLSRGWIKDGWNCYYDVICLLRDSGAMDTAEYELEYDPEAPVDDVTVDKIFEASPEYPGKTKESQAESGPSSRKIWDVLLNMGIKATYNKNTGVCKVRIHDCEDLPERLERYGYQISESRGYFVVKEKKKPKRLDP; via the coding sequence ATGGAAGCGTCAAAGAAGGCGACGAAAAAGCTGGAGGCCCTGGCGGAAAGCGGGGATGCCGAAGCCCAGTTCGAGCTGGGGAAAAGGTTGCTGGCCGGGGTTCTGGGCGCTGAGAAGGATCTGGAAGGCGGTCTGAGGTTTATAACAAAGGCCGCAGAAGGCGGGGACAAAACCGCGTCAGCCATCTTGGAAGGCATTGAGATGGAAGATGAGATGGCGGCCTCGGAAGCCATGAGAAACCTGGCATCGTCATACTCCTCCGCAGCTTTGGACCTCGATCAGAACCCGGCGAAAAGATCCGAATTCCTGGAATCCAAATCGTTCGCTTACTTTTGGTACCGCAGATCCATCGACGAGGGAAATCCAGAGGCCCTGTTCGATCTCGCCCAGTTCCTGTATATGCTGGGCGGCGACGATTACGAGGAGGCTGCGGTCCTTCTGAAGTACTATTGGGAGATCGAAGGCCCGCGCTCGGACAAAGCGGCAGATATCCTCGGCAAGATGCTATCCAGAGGGTGGATCAAAGACGGCTGGAATTGCTATTACGACGTCATCTGCCTGCTCAGGGATTCCGGCGCCATGGATACCGCAGAGTACGAGCTCGAATACGATCCGGAAGCTCCGGTGGACGACGTGACTGTCGACAAGATTTTCGAGGCATCGCCGGAATACCCAGGGAAAACGAAAGAATCCCAGGCCGAATCCGGCCCTTCCAGCCGCAAGATATGGGACGTCCTGCTGAATATGGGGATAAAAGCGACCTACAACAAGAACACCGGGGTCTGCAAGGTCAGAATCCATGATTGCGAGGACCTTCCGGAGAGGCTGGAAAGATACGGATACCAGATCAGCGAATCCCGCGGCTATTTCGTCGTGAAGGAGAAGAAGAAGCCGAAGCGGCTCGATCCCTGA